Below is a window of Desulfovibrio desulfuricans DNA.
CACGTTTTGTCGGCTGTTTTCAGTGCAAAATGCGCAGCTTTTAGCGTGCGATTGAAACTTTTCCCGGGGCTAACGCAAAAACAATAACGGCTTTTTTGCCTTGCTCAGTGGCACAAAAAGCTAGCGATGGAGCCCCCCCCCTGTAATGCCACAATACGTCAAAATGCCTTTCATGGAGAACCATTTCAGCTTTTGCCAACCTATTGATGGGCACATTGTAGCATCTTCCAGGCAAACGCTGAGGCGACTGCGAGGCGATGGATAGCCATACAGCAACGCGGGAGACGCATTCCTTCTACCGCTAGTCGTCGAACTTTTGGGCGGATGCCAAACCTATGGCTATCGGCGTATCCAGCGGCTGCTTAATGGGCAACTGATTGCCAATGGGCGCACCCCGGTCAACCATAAACGTGTTTACAGGGTAATGAGGCGGAACAACCTGTTGCTGGCACGGTTTACTGGCTGCCGACCAAGCAAAGAGCACACAGGCAAGATTTCCAGCCTACAAAGCAATCAGCGTTGATGCTCTGACGGGGTTTGAGATTGCCTGCGACAACGGAGAGCGCGTACGCGCCATTTTTGCTCTGGATACTTGCGACCGGGAAATGGTTGCCTATGCCGCCACCACTGCGGGTATAGTGCTGACATGGCGCAAAGCGTCATGCTGGCATGCGTTGAAAAAAGGTTTGGGGAGGTCAAAGTATTGCGGCCAGTTGAATGGCTCCCCGACAACGGCTCCTGCTACACGGCAAGAGAAACAATAACTTTTGCCGCCGCGCTGGGCATCGTCAGCAAGTTTACTCCGGCTCGCAGCCCCCAAAGCAACGGTATGGCTGAAGCTCTCGTCAAAACATTCAAACGAGATTACGTCTTCTGCAATGACCGACCATACGCCGAAACAGCGATGGAGCAGATTTCTGGCTGGTTTGAAGACTATAATGAAAATGCCCACATAAGGCCCTGCGGATGCTCTCACCTCGTGAGTTTATCCGTTCATTGCAAGATGTAGAGTGTCCGGTTTAGCAGGGGCAACTCCACAGCGCCATTTGCATTGCTCAGACCTCGGCCTCATTTCTTTTTGACATGCCTCCCCCATGCGATGCGCCCAACGGCGACATCGTTTCGAACAGGAGCCATCGTCATGCCCTCCCCGACACAAGACATTCTCAAACTACTTGAAGAAACCCTTCCGCCTTGCTTCCCACGCAAGAAGGTACACGAGTTGACTTTCGGCATGGTCAACCCGCGCACGCTAGCAAATAGGGACAGCAATAACACCGGCCCCAAAGGGCGCTTTTTCGTCAAGCGTGAGACATGGTACCAAAAGCCCCAATTCCTTGAGTATGTGAAAACGATCCTTGCAGACACCCGCAATAAATAGCGTGCGGCACCATACGGTTTTGATATCGCAACAACCTAAGATAACCCATTAGAAAGCCCCTCTTTGAAACCAGATCGATGGTTGCAAAGAGGGGCACATGACAAAATGAACATGGAACAACTTTATCGCAAGCAGTGTTTACGGCAAATACACAACAACCAAAGCCATCAACCTTGCCATACAAAGCCAAAACGAAAACCATAAACCCGGTTTTAGTAGTATCATATACCACACAACAACAAGCAATACACACAAGCTCAACACAACAGAAGACACATACAAGCACAAACCATAAAACATTACACAAGCTAACATACCAATGAACACAACTACAACGGAGAGAACAATGCTCAAGAAAACAACCAATGAAAGTACATATCGTGGATTCAAAGTGAATAGTGGAAACAGCAAAGAGCATGCATGCTTTACGAAAACATTAGATCAGATTGTTGATACAATCGAATATATGCTATCAAGGCACTCAAAAGTGCTTTCTGTACGCATTGATATCCAAAGCGCAAGACACACCAAAACACCTCTTACAAGTATGGACATAACCAGAATCATTGAAAGTGCCATGAGAACACTAGACGCAAAGGCAAGCAAAGGGAAAAATGACCCTGATATACACTACGTGTGGACATCAGAAAAAACAACACCTGACGATACCCCACATTTCCATCTAAACTTCTTTGCAAATGCCAATGCCATTCAGAATGGCTACGCCTTTAAAGACGCGATAAGCATTGCAGTGAAAAGAAGGCTACAAACCACTTATGACGGCTTGGTTAACTTCTCTGACAGCAATGGAACAAAGGGGAAACTTATAGAAAGGAATTCCCCAGACGTTTATGCACAGATAGATGCCGTTGTTTATGCTGCCAGCTATCTAGCAAAAGCACGCTCAAAGGAGTTTAATCCAAAGTGGTCACGAGTATCTTCTTGCACTCGCATCACGAGGCGTACACTTTCTGATTCAATCAGATGAGTGCGGATATCTATCATCGACTCCACAATGAATGATATTATGCATTCCTTCCGATGCCATCACCGGCCCACAGCACATCCCCAAGAGGTACCCATGCAGCAAAAGTTCCCACTCATCGATTCAGTATTCACCCAAGGCTTCGTTACGGAAGATTTTTTCAAAACCCTTGAACGCGAACTGCCCCCTATGGTCTCTCGGGCAGAAGCGTCACGCGCCACAGGCGGGCTTATCTCTGCCAAAACGCTCAGCAACAACGACGCCCTTCATATAGGCCCATGCGGAAAGATACGGATTGGTTCCAAGGTCGGCTATACACGTGAATCGTTTATTGCCTATCTGCGAAGCAAACTGAAAACATATACGCTTCAGTAGCCCCCCAGAGGGGCTCGCCCGACTGTGATACAGTGGGGGACTACTGAAGCTGTAATTTTTATTCACCCATTGACTCCTCACACTTTGGGGCGTAGGAATTTTCCAGCTTGTCGGTAGGCGAGGCTACCTCAGGGATATGGGTTACTGCCGCGGAGTAGTGGAGACACTATGAGAAGGCCAACAGTCGATGTCGTGAAAGGCGTGGACTATGTAACTTCACCGCCCTGGGGAGCTAAAACTTGAACGATGACATTTGCCCCTTGCTGGGGCGTTGGGTTTGCCCCTGTCATCGTTTTGTGACGTGACTGGGGTATTTTTTATTCCAACGGGCGATTCTGCCTAAACAGGGACAATTCCCAAACCAGAGGACAAAAATGGAACCGGACAGTAGATACAGCCCTAATTCTGATTTCGTACCGCGACGGTGCGTGACGGAAGGGATGTCTATGTCCGTTCCGCCACGATAACTCTGGGTTCGTCAGATTATGGGCTGTGCTTCCATCAGTTTTCATTTGTGGAGGTGCACTCATGCGTCAATCTACTCGCGATGCACGCAAAAATGCCCGTGCAAGGGAACGCCACTATAAAGAAGCTGGCGACCGTCTTGCACTTGCGGCAATGCTCGATGCCAACACCCTGCTCAAGAAGCTCAAAACGGCCAGAGATGGCCTCAATGAAGCACAGATCAGAACCTCACGCGACCTTTTTGGCAGCAATGTCATCACTCGCGGCAAAAAGCAGTCTCTTTTCAGCCGGTTAGTTGGGGCGTTCATCAACCCCTTCACGGCTATCCTTCTTGGTCTGGCCACGGTTTCCGCCTGCACGGATATTGTGATGGCAGACCCGGGCGAAGCAAACCCCAAAACTGTTATCATCATCATGACCATGGTCATGATCTCTGGACTGCTGCGCTTTGTGCAGGAGGCCCGTAGCGGCGCGGCTGCCGAAAACCTGCTCAAGATGATCAAGACGACCACCTGCGTGCAGCGCCGCCAGGTGGGCAGAGCCGAAGTTCCCATTGAAGAAGTGGTGGTGGGCGACATTGTGCACATGGCTGCAGGTGACATGATACCTGCGGATATGCGCATCATTCAGGCCAAGGACCTTTTTGTCAGCCAAGCGGCCCTGACCGGTGAGAGCGTCGCCATAGAAAAAATCGCCAGCGAGGTGGATAGCGGTCTGAGCAGCATGGCAGAAAGCCGCAACTTGGCCTTTATGGGGTCAAACGTGGTGAGCGGCAGTGCCATGGGCGTTGTAGTTGCCACGGGCGATTCAACCATATTCGGCGAAATGGCTAAGAACATTACGGCCAAGCCTGTTAAAACCAGCTTTGAAAAAGGCATTAACCAGGTTTCGTGGGTGCTTATTCGCTTTATGTTGATCATGGTGCCCCTAGTTTTATTTATCAATGGCTTCACCAAGGGCGACTGGGTTGACGCTGCCCTGTTTGCACTTTCTGTCGCGGTGGGTCTTACCCCCGAAATGTTGCCCATGATTGTGACAACATGCCTTGCCAAGGGCGCGGTAAGCATGGCCCGCGAAAAAACCATAATCAAGAACCTCAATTCCATACAAAACCTGGGATCTATTGATATTCTGTGCACTGACAAGACAGGCACGCTGACCCTCGACAAGGTCGTTTTGCAGTACCACTTAAATATCCATGGGCAGGAAGACATACGGGTTCTGCGCCACGCCTTTCTGAACAGCTATTATCAGACCGGCCTCAAAAACCTGATTGATTTTGCCATTATCGAGCGAACCCTTCAGGAGCAAAAAGAAAATCCATCCCTGGTAGACCTTTCAGACAAGTTCACCAAGGTGGATGAAATTCCATTTGATTTTGAAAGACGGCGCATGAGCGTGGTGGTTTCGAACGGCAAAACTCAGATGATAACCAAGGGTGCTGTGGAAGAAATGCTCGCCGTGTGCGGCTATGCCGAATACAAGGGTGAGGTGCTACCCCTCTCTGACGAAATCAGGGAGTATATCTTAAAAAAAGTGTCAGCTCTTAACGATGATGGCATGCGTGTTATCGCCGTTGCACAGAAAACTAACCCCTCGCCGGTCGGCACTTTTTCTGTTGCAGATGAATCTGATATGGTATTGATGGGCTATCTGGCCTTTCTTGATCCGCCCAAGGAATCAACGGCAAGAGCCCTCAAGGCCCTGCACGAACACGGTGTTGGCGTAAAAATTCTTACTGGCGACAACGACAAGGTCACACGCTGTGTCTGCCGTCAGTTGAAGATTCCCGTGGAACCAATGCTGCTGGGTTCTGACATTGCCAGCATGAGCGAGGAAGAACTTTGCCGTCAGGCTGAAAACGTGAGCGTGTTTGCCAAGCTTTCTCCCCAGCAAAAAACGCAGGTTATCAGGGCGTTGCGTGCAAACGGACATAGCGTTGGCTTTATGGGGGATGGCATAAACGACGCAGCGGCAATGAAAGCCGCCGATGTGGGCATTTCTGTAGACAGCGCAGTGGATATTGCCAAGGAATCGGCGGACGTTATCCTGCTGGAAAAAGACTTGATGGTCTTGGAAAAAGGCATCGTTGAAGGTAGGAAAACGTATGCCAACATGATAAAATATATAAAAATGACGGCCAGTTCTAACTTCGGCAACATGTTTTCAGTGCTGGCGGCCAGCGCATTCTTGCCGTTTTTGCCCATGCTTTCGATCCACCTGATACTGCTGAATCTTATCTATGACCTGAGCTGCACGGCAATACCTTGGGACAACGTGGACAAGGAATATCTGCGTGTTCCACGCAAGTGGGATGCTTCGTCCATTGGCAAATTCATGTTGTGGATCGGCCCCACAAGCTCTGTCTTTGACATCACAACCTATCTGCTGATGTATTTTGTCATCTGCCCCATGATGTGCGGCGGACAGCTGTTCCACCAGATTGCAGATCCTGCTTTGCAGGCACAGTACATTGCGGTGTTTCAGGCTGGCTGGTTTGTGGAATCCATGTGGAGCCAGACTCTGGTTATTCACATGATCCGCACTCCCAAAATACCTTTTTTCCAAAGTCGCGCTTCGGCATCAGTGACGCTGGTTACGTTTACGGGTATTGCTGTGCTCACCATGATACCCTTTACGGCGTTTGGGGCCTCCATTGGGCTTGGCACACTGCCGCCCGTGTATTTTGCATGGCTGGCGGTAACCATCCTTATGTACATGGTGCTGGCAACAATCGCCAAAAAGGCCTTTGTCTGGAAGTATGGGGAACTCTTGTAAGAGAGATTACAAACATCCTTGGTATGCACCACTTAAAGAACAAGGCTACCTAGCGTATTAACATCAAAGAAGGCCACTCAACTGCGAGTGGCCTTCTTTGATGTTAATACATTGGTGATGAATGCGTTTCTTCTTCAGTTATTGCAACCAAGGGCACACTATGTATCAATCCCCTCTACTGAAAAAACTACAACAAAAAAATCCATTTTTTTCAGCAGAAGCGTCGCAATATTAATCGTCATAGATGCCTTGAGCGGCTTCCTTGTGGCAAGAGTCACAGTCCGCAAATTTTTTTGAATCACGCACTTTGCGGTGTTTGTGTGCAAACCATGGAGTATCGGTCACGCGCAAGGGGCTTTGCCCTGAAAGGTGACGTGCAACTTTATCTCCACGGCGGCTAGCGCCAGAGCCAGCCGCCTGCTCTTTCAGCCAGCTTTCAACAATAGCTGCGTCTTCTGGCGACACTGTCACTTCCGCGCCGAAATGGTCACCAAGGTTGCTCATAATTTTGCTCCATGAGGTTGCTGGCAGCAACCATGCAGGGTATGCAATATGACAGCCTCCACATGTATTTGCATATGCGGCGGGAGGAATAGAATTACCATTTCCTGACCTGCAAGAATGTTTATCGTTCGCCGCTGAAAAAGTTGTAAAGAGCAGCACAACGCATAACGCCACCCCAACACATAAACCTTTTTGATAGATGAACATTAAACACTCCTGTTTATATTTAAACAACTATCAGAAACACCGTTTTGCAATATACACATTGCGTGGAGGAAAGGTGCATAACTCTCTTTTCTTCTGCACTACATAACCATACTTAGAAGCGCAGTTTTCAACCTCGCGGCTAGTCATACGGAATGTATATTCAGACGGTCGCCTTTTGGCTGGGGACAAGCGCAGGTCTGCTGTATGGTAGTTATTGTTAGGCTTCGAGTTATATCTTGCGCTGATACAGTCAAAGGCCATATACCCGCCTAGGTTAACGCATTCTCCATAAACATTAAACATATCCTCCAATGTGGCCCCGGGAATATGATATAGCCAATTTACGGAAAGCAGCACGTCCACATTTTTGGGCTTGAATTGGGGGTGCAAAGCATCGTCCACAACTGTGTTGATGCTTGTTTTATAGTAGCTTGCCAGCAAATTGCACATTTCAATTGCAGAAGCGGCAATATCACTCCCCCCCAAATTCAGAAACCCCTTTTGTTGCAGCCAGATCAAATTCGCGCCGCTGCCGCACCCCACTTCAAAAACATGCCCAGAGCTCGGCACTAATTGCGTAATCCATTCGCAGGGCACACAAACATGCGGCCGCCAGGGGCGGTGCTTGATAGCATAAGCATGCCACCAACTTGCATTGGTTTTTTGGGAACACCACGTTAGGTACGTTTGAGGAATATGTAGCCTATGGCGCTGGCTCTGTAGCCAGCCATTTACATAGCACACGGCTTTATCAAGCATAGAACAGTCTCCCATGCCTATAGAGGTTGTGGGCGCAATAAGCGCCCACAACCTGATAGGAAAAGTTGCGAAAAGAATCTGCTTTAGGAAAAAAGCAGCTCTTCAGGCGGGTGTTCTATGGTGAGTGCAATGCAGTAGATGTGCTGCAATAAAGAAAAACACGGCGCAAAAAAATGCGGAGGCGCAGCCCTTAAAATGCCGGACGTGGAATAAAGAAAGTGGGTTATGGGTTCATGATGGTCATGATGTTCATTTGATTCGTGCTGCGGCTGGAGTGTAGAAATTTGACTGTTTCCCACATAATCATTGACCATATCAATAATGGGCGAGAACAATACTAAAAGCATCATGAAAGCACATAACGATCTGAAAAATGTTGCGGTAGAAAAACCGAACATGTTTACTGGGGATTCTGATTTGATCGTATGTTTAGTGCTTTGCATGGCATTCTGCGCTCATTATTTCTTCAACTAGAAAGCAATTTTAGTACAACAGTAAAACACATGCAACTCCGAGGGTTAACTGTCCCCAAGCGCTGCCAAAATCCAAAACGACAAAGCCGAAGTACACGGCGGGGTATGCCCCAGCCTGTGATGAGCATACGTTAGCGCCCTATACTGTCGCTCAATCTGCCAGCAAACAGAAGGACAAGGCGTAGATGGTGTTGGAGAGAAGGCAGTCCAGAACGAATTTGGGGTTGCCCAGTCCAGGCCACTGGCAACAGCTACTGGCCGCTGCTGCTCGGGCTGGGCCGTCTTCGCGAGCGGGCAGCGATTGATAGCGGTCAATGATGGATTCTCACCTGCTCGTCAATGTCCCGATCACCTTCTTCGCAATTGTTTCCATACCTCGAACCAACCAACGCTCAAGAATCCTGCCAGCACGCACAGTCCGACCTCCTGGGGCTGCAACGCCCCCATATGGAAGACGTCTCGCAGTGCCGGAACGCTCAGCACAAGCCCAAGCATCACTCCCGCACCGCAAACGACCCACCACAGCGCGGCGTTTGGTTCACGGAACATGGCGGCAAAGTTGCGCACCCAAGAGCGGTTGGTCAGGATAAGCGCCAAATTCCCCGCCACAAGCGTGGTGAACACGAAGGCTCGTCGACTGTCCTCCCCACCATGCCCAAAAACTCCGGAAAACCAGTACATTATGAGGAGAGCCGCCAAGACGCCCCCACCTTGAAGCACACTGACCATCACCACTTGGAAGTTGAAAAGCCGCTCGTCCGGTCTGCGCGGCACCCGGAGCATGATGTCCTTTTCCGCGTTTTCGGCCTCAAAGATAAGCGAGCAGGCCGGATCGATGATGAGCTCCAAGAAAACGATGTGGACGGGAAGAAGGAGCAATGGCCAGTCAGCAAAGAACACCGGCAGGATGGACAGCCCCGCGATGGGAACATGAATGGCCAGGGTGTATCCAACGGCCTTCTTGATGTTGTCGTAGATACGCCTTCCAAGGCGGACGGCCCGCACTATGGAGCCGAAATCATCATCAAGCAGGATCAGGTCCGAGGCCTCACGCGCCACATCCGTGCCACGCCCGCCCATGGCGATGCCAATATGCGCGGCCTTGAGGGCTGGGGCGTCATTCACCCCGTCACCAGTCATGGCCACGACCTC
It encodes the following:
- a CDS encoding IS3 family transposase, with translation MGGCQTYGYRRIQRLLNGQLIANGRTPVNHKRVYRVMRRNNLLLARFTGCRPSKEHTGKISSLQSNQR
- a CDS encoding integrase core domain-containing protein; translation: MAQSVMLACVEKRFGEVKVLRPVEWLPDNGSCYTARETITFAAALGIVSKFTPARSPQSNGMAEALVKTFKRDYVFCNDRPYAETAMEQISGWFEDYNENAHIRPCGCSHLVSLSVHCKM
- a CDS encoding YagK/YfjJ domain-containing protein gives rise to the protein MLKKTTNESTYRGFKVNSGNSKEHACFTKTLDQIVDTIEYMLSRHSKVLSVRIDIQSARHTKTPLTSMDITRIIESAMRTLDAKASKGKNDPDIHYVWTSEKTTPDDTPHFHLNFFANANAIQNGYAFKDAISIAVKRRLQTTYDGLVNFSDSNGTKGKLIERNSPDVYAQIDAVVYAASYLAKARSKEFNPKWSRVSSCTRITRRTLSDSIR
- the mgtA gene encoding magnesium-translocating P-type ATPase; translation: MRQSTRDARKNARARERHYKEAGDRLALAAMLDANTLLKKLKTARDGLNEAQIRTSRDLFGSNVITRGKKQSLFSRLVGAFINPFTAILLGLATVSACTDIVMADPGEANPKTVIIIMTMVMISGLLRFVQEARSGAAAENLLKMIKTTTCVQRRQVGRAEVPIEEVVVGDIVHMAAGDMIPADMRIIQAKDLFVSQAALTGESVAIEKIASEVDSGLSSMAESRNLAFMGSNVVSGSAMGVVVATGDSTIFGEMAKNITAKPVKTSFEKGINQVSWVLIRFMLIMVPLVLFINGFTKGDWVDAALFALSVAVGLTPEMLPMIVTTCLAKGAVSMAREKTIIKNLNSIQNLGSIDILCTDKTGTLTLDKVVLQYHLNIHGQEDIRVLRHAFLNSYYQTGLKNLIDFAIIERTLQEQKENPSLVDLSDKFTKVDEIPFDFERRRMSVVVSNGKTQMITKGAVEEMLAVCGYAEYKGEVLPLSDEIREYILKKVSALNDDGMRVIAVAQKTNPSPVGTFSVADESDMVLMGYLAFLDPPKESTARALKALHEHGVGVKILTGDNDKVTRCVCRQLKIPVEPMLLGSDIASMSEEELCRQAENVSVFAKLSPQQKTQVIRALRANGHSVGFMGDGINDAAAMKAADVGISVDSAVDIAKESADVILLEKDLMVLEKGIVEGRKTYANMIKYIKMTASSNFGNMFSVLAASAFLPFLPMLSIHLILLNLIYDLSCTAIPWDNVDKEYLRVPRKWDASSIGKFMLWIGPTSSVFDITTYLLMYFVICPMMCGGQLFHQIADPALQAQYIAVFQAGWFVESMWSQTLVIHMIRTPKIPFFQSRASASVTLVTFTGIAVLTMIPFTAFGASIGLGTLPPVYFAWLAVTILMYMVLATIAKKAFVWKYGELL
- a CDS encoding diheme cytochrome c, translating into MFIYQKGLCVGVALCVVLLFTTFSAANDKHSCRSGNGNSIPPAAYANTCGGCHIAYPAWLLPATSWSKIMSNLGDHFGAEVTVSPEDAAIVESWLKEQAAGSGASRRGDKVARHLSGQSPLRVTDTPWFAHKHRKVRDSKKFADCDSCHKEAAQGIYDD
- a CDS encoding class I SAM-dependent methyltransferase, whose protein sequence is MLDKAVCYVNGWLQSQRHRLHIPQTYLTWCSQKTNASWWHAYAIKHRPWRPHVCVPCEWITQLVPSSGHVFEVGCGSGANLIWLQQKGFLNLGGSDIAASAIEMCNLLASYYKTSINTVVDDALHPQFKPKNVDVLLSVNWLYHIPGATLEDMFNVYGECVNLGGYMAFDCISARYNSKPNNNYHTADLRLSPAKRRPSEYTFRMTSREVENCASKYGYVVQKKRELCTFPPRNVYIAKRCF